One Peromyscus leucopus breed LL Stock chromosome 2, UCI_PerLeu_2.1, whole genome shotgun sequence DNA window includes the following coding sequences:
- the Rab42 gene encoding ras-related protein Rab-42, protein MEAADCSYQFRVALLGDAAVGKTSLLRCYVAGARGAAAEPEPEPTVGVEFYSRALQLPAGLRVKLQLWDTAGHERFRCITRSFYRNMVGVLLVFDVTNRESFEHIQAWHQEVLSSQCPGKVIFLLIGHKCDLSTRCVSTQEAEELAASMGMAFMETSAKSNCNVDLAFDHVTTAIEQALRQGDIKLEEDWAGVRLLHRAPNPRHPNRKQDSGPCQC, encoded by the exons ATGGAGGCGGCGGACTGCAGCTACCAGTTCCGAGTCGCTCTGCTCGGGGACGCGGCGGTGGGCAAGACGTCACTGTTGCGGTGCTACGTGGCGGGCGCCCGCGGGGCGGCGGCGGAGCCCGAGCCCGAGCCCACTGTGGGCGTGGAGTTCTACAGCCGCGCTCTGCAGCTGCCCGCTGGGCTGCGGGTCAAGCTGCAGCTCTGGGACACCGCGGGTCACGAGCGCTTCAG gTGCATCACCAGATCCTTCTACCGGAACATGGTGGGCGTTCTGTTGGTCTTTGATGTGACGAACAGAGAGTCCTTTGAACACATCCAAGCCTGGCACCAGGAGGTCCTATCCTCTCAATGCCCTGGCAAAGTGATCTTCTTACTGATTGGCCACAAGTGCGACCTGAGCACCCGATGCGTCtccacccaggaggcagaggagctgGCTGCTTCCATGGGCATGGCCTTCATGGAGACCTCAGCCAAAAGTAACTGCAATGTGGACCTGGCCTTTGACCATGTCACCACCGCCATCGAGCAGGCTCTGCGGCAGGGGGACATCAAGCTGGAAGAGGACTGGGCAGGTGTCCGACTCCTCCACAGAGCCCCAAACCCCAGACACCCCAACAGAAAGCAGGACTCGGGCCCATGCCAGTGTTGA
- the Taf12 gene encoding transcription initiation factor TFIID subunit 12 isoform X2: protein MNQFGPSALINLSNFSSIKPEPASTPPQGSMANSTTVVKIPGTPGTGGRLSPENNQVLTKKKLQDLVREVDPNEQLDEDVEEMLLQIADDFIESVVTAACQLARHRKSSTLEVKDVQLHLERQWNMWIPGFGSEEIRPYKKACTTEAHKQRMALIRKTTKK from the exons ATGAACCAGTTTGGCCCCTCAGCCCTAATCAACCTCTCCaatttctcatctataaaaccaGAGCCAGCCAGCACCCCTCCACAAGGCTCCATGGCCAATAGCACCACTGTGGTAAAGATACCAGGCACTCCTGGGACAGGCGGTCGTCTTAGCCCTGAAAACAATCAG GTATTGACCAAGAAGAAATTACAAGACTTAGTCAGAGAAGTGGATCCTAATGAGCAGCTGGATGAAGATGTGGAGGAG ATGTTGCTGCAGATCGCCGATGATTTCATCGAGAGTGTGGTGACCGCGGCCTGCCAGCTTGCTCGGCATCGCAAGTCTAGCACCCTAGAGGTGAAAGATGTCCAGCTGCATCTAG AGCGCCAATGGAACATGTGGATCCCAGGATTTGGCTCTGAGGAAATCCGACCCTACAAAAAAGCTTGCACCACAGAAGCTCACAAACAG AGAATGGCATTGATCCGGAAAACAACCAAGAAATAA
- the Taf12 gene encoding transcription initiation factor TFIID subunit 12 isoform X1: protein MAASHYSGLTAVADVIKDLDTQIALIGLGPHSSKKKQDLDKLYELKSKARQIMNQFGPSALINLSNFSSIKPEPASTPPQGSMANSTTVVKIPGTPGTGGRLSPENNQVLTKKKLQDLVREVDPNEQLDEDVEEMLLQIADDFIESVVTAACQLARHRKSSTLEVKDVQLHLERQWNMWIPGFGSEEIRPYKKACTTEAHKQRMALIRKTTKK from the exons ATGGCTGCCTCTCATTACTCCGGGCTTACAGCTGTTGCTGATGTCATTAAAGATCTAGACACTCAGATAGCA CTGATTGGCCTTGGTCCTCACAGCTCCAAAAAGAAGCAGGATCTTGATAAACTCTATGAGCTGAAGTCCAAAGCTCGGCAGATTATGAACCAGTTTGGCCCCTCAGCCCTAATCAACCTCTCCaatttctcatctataaaaccaGAGCCAGCCAGCACCCCTCCACAAGGCTCCATGGCCAATAGCACCACTGTGGTAAAGATACCAGGCACTCCTGGGACAGGCGGTCGTCTTAGCCCTGAAAACAATCAG GTATTGACCAAGAAGAAATTACAAGACTTAGTCAGAGAAGTGGATCCTAATGAGCAGCTGGATGAAGATGTGGAGGAG ATGTTGCTGCAGATCGCCGATGATTTCATCGAGAGTGTGGTGACCGCGGCCTGCCAGCTTGCTCGGCATCGCAAGTCTAGCACCCTAGAGGTGAAAGATGTCCAGCTGCATCTAG AGCGCCAATGGAACATGTGGATCCCAGGATTTGGCTCTGAGGAAATCCGACCCTACAAAAAAGCTTGCACCACAGAAGCTCACAAACAG AGAATGGCATTGATCCGGAAAACAACCAAGAAATAA